The Mucilaginibacter terrenus genome has a segment encoding these proteins:
- a CDS encoding sensor histidine kinase, whose translation MILLIMVLPGRSGAQRGDSLRLQRLYTESRADSVAGNYLNALKRWHAYRSLKDSLLFDYGKSQASSLERQFQTKKREMIIRLKERNIKLLNTENDMIDRSVFQTKQIRLIIMVAASFVVFILSGTIWQYRQKMLGNRVMERQHVAILEKNIFLEQAAKEKDQLLVVKELLIKEIHHRVKNNLQIVISLLNTQSAYLNDPETAAAIRQSQHRMQTIALIHHKLYQSESRAVISFADYVQELLHYLRQSFETSHYTRFKVSVADIEMDVLKAVPLGLIINEMLTNSLRHAFDVQSDGTITVELTGTISQGFCMLVGDNGKGLSIDFDINSCSSMGINLIKKMCEEMEGIPVFLRDKGFFLKLQIPSVK comes from the coding sequence ATGATCCTATTGATTATGGTGCTGCCTGGACGCAGTGGCGCGCAGAGAGGAGACTCATTGCGACTACAGCGGTTATACACCGAAAGCCGGGCAGATTCAGTGGCCGGAAATTACCTTAATGCACTCAAACGATGGCATGCCTACCGTTCGCTGAAAGATTCACTGCTTTTTGACTATGGAAAAAGCCAGGCCAGCAGCCTGGAGAGACAGTTTCAGACAAAAAAGAGGGAGATGATTATTCGTTTAAAAGAAAGAAATATCAAGCTGCTTAATACCGAGAATGACATGATCGATAGATCCGTTTTTCAGACAAAACAAATACGATTGATCATAATGGTCGCTGCATCGTTTGTCGTCTTCATTTTGTCAGGTACCATTTGGCAATATCGCCAAAAGATGCTTGGGAATCGCGTCATGGAACGCCAGCATGTTGCCATTTTGGAAAAAAATATCTTTTTAGAGCAGGCCGCTAAAGAAAAAGATCAGCTTTTAGTTGTTAAAGAATTATTGATCAAAGAGATACATCACAGGGTAAAAAACAACCTTCAGATTGTTATCAGCTTGCTGAACACACAGTCAGCTTATCTTAACGACCCGGAAACTGCTGCTGCTATCCGGCAGAGTCAACACCGTATGCAAACTATAGCGCTCATCCACCACAAACTTTATCAGTCAGAAAGCCGGGCTGTTATCAGCTTTGCAGACTATGTGCAAGAATTATTGCATTATCTGCGTCAAAGCTTTGAAACATCGCACTATACCAGATTTAAGGTTTCAGTAGCAGATATAGAAATGGATGTTTTGAAGGCCGTGCCACTTGGTCTGATCATAAATGAAATGCTCACGAATTCTCTACGGCATGCTTTTGATGTGCAAAGCGATGGAACAATCACAGTTGAATTGACGGGAACAATATCCCAGGGGTTCTGCATGCTGGTGGGTGACAATGGAAAAGGTCTCTCCATAGATTTTGACATTAACAGTTGTTCTTCGATGGGAATCAACCTGATCAAGAAGATGTGTGAAGAAATGGAGGGTATCCCAGTTTTTCTTCGCGATAAAGGATTTTTTCTAAAGTTACAAATCCCTTCTGTCAAATGA
- a CDS encoding tetratricopeptide repeat-containing sensor histidine kinase, translating into MGKLNTRIIVGLMLALFTLNGEAQETNSGITGSKQAHYFLTRSRVLRDRKDSVGAMDCLRLAHGKFVKMSDFKEAAEAVLNMEEYYQYFGGRDLNVRIKYYEWALTEFRRSSAKAREEATLKVLGDFYQIQGDLSKSLKYLLQALKLKDFIKAADQEALYDLLGSVYSALGNLNNGLRYGLDAVKICERLKDSSMQACAVYNRVGITYFRLKQFEEAQRYYKKSLTVASKLNDAETQIGLYINIAQVLFNEGNYQQCVSMLNGVKRRFPKAVAASPLSMDNSLLNCLIKLKRFQEGELYADRLNVLSHKVSMVGNDQQIIQTTLSNYYLATRKDALARKHLHILESVAEAQHSLFAMSTALSMAAKLDSLHHDYASAYRNYRKATEIQDSLWNIRQSRQVAQLHIQYEVERRDQEIKNQNERIRLLGSHTRLKQTTLQQERAMQWLIAGSTILLIFLLIISYRGYLIKRNLNKQLKIQRTEIDSQNDSLTSLINVKDALLAEKEWLMKEIHHRVKNNLQIVISLLSTQSKYLDNDIAYSAIRESQHRMQSISLIHQKLYQSENLALVDMNAYIRDLVFYLQDSFFTADRIIFSMEISSISLDVTRAVPLGLILNEAITNSIKYAFPDDRQGAISIGLRHLANNTTVLTIRDNGVGLPHTINIFKKKSLGMSLMRGLSKQISGELSIETGDGMTVNVEFNSDELLKAV; encoded by the coding sequence ATGGGTAAGCTGAATACCAGAATTATCGTCGGATTGATGCTTGCGCTGTTTACTTTAAATGGCGAAGCTCAGGAAACAAATTCGGGAATAACAGGCAGTAAACAAGCCCATTATTTTCTGACGCGATCGAGGGTTCTCCGTGATAGAAAGGACTCTGTCGGGGCAATGGATTGTCTGCGGCTTGCTCATGGCAAATTTGTAAAAATGAGCGACTTCAAAGAAGCTGCAGAAGCCGTTTTAAATATGGAGGAATACTATCAATACTTTGGTGGTCGCGATTTGAACGTCCGGATAAAATATTACGAATGGGCTTTGACTGAATTCCGAAGATCTTCGGCTAAGGCAAGGGAAGAAGCTACACTTAAGGTACTCGGCGATTTTTATCAGATACAAGGTGATCTTTCCAAATCTTTGAAGTACCTGCTTCAGGCGCTAAAACTGAAAGATTTTATAAAAGCCGCAGATCAGGAGGCACTTTACGATCTTTTAGGGAGTGTATATTCAGCGTTAGGAAACCTGAATAACGGACTTCGATATGGTTTGGATGCCGTAAAAATCTGTGAACGGCTTAAAGATAGCTCGATGCAAGCCTGTGCAGTATATAATCGTGTTGGTATCACTTATTTCAGATTGAAGCAATTTGAGGAAGCTCAGCGCTACTATAAAAAATCCTTAACTGTTGCAAGTAAATTAAATGATGCCGAAACGCAGATAGGGCTTTATATCAATATTGCCCAGGTACTTTTTAATGAGGGCAATTATCAGCAATGCGTATCCATGCTTAATGGTGTTAAACGAAGATTTCCTAAAGCTGTTGCAGCATCTCCATTGTCTATGGATAACAGCCTCCTTAATTGCCTGATTAAGTTGAAACGATTTCAGGAGGGTGAACTTTATGCAGATCGATTAAACGTATTAAGCCATAAGGTTTCAATGGTTGGGAATGACCAACAAATAATCCAGACTACACTCTCCAACTATTATCTGGCGACCAGAAAAGATGCTCTCGCACGAAAGCATCTCCACATTCTTGAATCAGTTGCCGAAGCACAACACAGCCTTTTTGCAATGTCAACAGCGCTGTCAATGGCCGCAAAGCTGGACTCACTTCATCATGATTATGCAAGTGCCTATCGTAATTACCGCAAAGCGACAGAGATCCAGGATTCTTTATGGAATATACGTCAAAGCCGTCAGGTCGCGCAATTACATATCCAATATGAGGTCGAGAGGCGGGATCAGGAAATAAAAAATCAAAACGAAAGGATTCGCCTGCTGGGGTCCCATACTCGTCTCAAACAAACAACACTTCAACAGGAGCGGGCAATGCAATGGTTAATCGCCGGTAGTACGATATTACTGATCTTTTTGCTGATCATCAGTTATCGTGGCTACCTGATAAAGCGCAATTTAAACAAGCAACTTAAAATACAGCGAACGGAAATTGACAGTCAAAATGATTCACTGACAAGTCTGATCAATGTCAAGGATGCCCTACTAGCTGAAAAAGAGTGGCTAATGAAAGAGATACACCACCGGGTGAAAAACAATCTTCAGATAGTTATCAGCTTATTAAGTACACAGTCAAAATATCTAGATAACGATATTGCATACAGCGCTATCAGGGAAAGTCAGCATCGGATGCAGTCTATATCCCTTATTCATCAAAAGTTGTATCAATCGGAAAACCTGGCGCTGGTCGACATGAACGCCTATATCCGCGATCTTGTCTTTTACCTACAGGACAGTTTTTTCACTGCTGACCGAATTATTTTTTCGATGGAGATCTCCTCTATAAGCCTGGATGTGACAAGAGCAGTACCGTTGGGATTGATATTAAACGAGGCGATTACGAATTCCATCAAATATGCATTTCCTGATGACAGACAGGGTGCTATCAGCATCGGTCTTAGGCATTTGGCAAATAATACCACAGTCCTAACCATCCGGGATAACGGTGTAGGACTACCTCACACCATTAATATTTTTAAAAAAAAGTCATTGGGTATGAGTTTAATGCGTGGATTGAGTAAACAGATCAGTGGGGAATTAAGCATAGAAACCGGGGATGGTATGACGGTCAATGTTGAATTTAACAGTGACGAACTTTTAAAAGCAGTTTAA
- a CDS encoding sigma 54-interacting transcriptional regulator, which translates to MEKKILIVEDEFIIADDLSFMLKHAGYHVCGIADSFDEAVGMIKKFQPELVLLDIHLKGKLTGIDLARHLGELDIAFVYLSANSNQKILEEAKSTNPYGFMVKPFREKDVLVSLEIAGYLHEQNALARRNSELLLEGALVDIVNENGPAEQKLLKSAKLLQSHIPYDYLAIGMKNADDLANRGRSFLRLGFNEYQIIGIDDLITVAGTRRQELMKIMEPSQADQITAIFNGLSFRELCSKDPEKALIAKTFGVNANLNAHVPVQGHNGFTISFYSRKDDTYNNRHLSLIKRLQRKLSLLEDCFRQARDIPEPAITRQITEAPTLTSKGSSKPAFDGIIGTSHLLLTALDHLTLVAPMDTSVLILGESGTGKERFAKSIHAFSSRRNKALVTVNCAALPAHLIESELFGHEKGAFTGAVDRRIGKFEQADGGTIFLDEIGELPLESQSKLLRVLQEKEIERLGGRNTIKVDVRVIAATNCNLEKDVAAGKFRLDLYYRLNIFPITLPSLRDRKEDIPELAAHFISKFSERVGKPGMSISPQALTDLRNYDWPGNVRELEHVVERNVLLTKGNVIEQVSIVNAGNKTIERVEETRMKSIDDNEREYILRILKQCNGRISGPGGAAEIMKIPSTTLNSKMKRLGITRHHMNGL; encoded by the coding sequence ATGGAAAAAAAGATACTAATTGTAGAAGATGAATTTATTATAGCGGATGACCTTTCTTTTATGTTGAAGCATGCAGGTTATCACGTTTGTGGTATTGCAGATTCCTTCGATGAGGCAGTAGGAATGATCAAAAAATTTCAGCCGGAACTGGTTCTCCTGGACATCCACTTAAAAGGCAAACTGACCGGCATCGATTTGGCCCGGCATCTTGGAGAATTGGATATTGCATTTGTCTACTTATCTGCAAATTCAAATCAGAAAATTTTGGAAGAGGCTAAGTCCACTAATCCCTACGGATTTATGGTAAAACCCTTTCGTGAAAAAGATGTGCTGGTAAGCTTGGAGATTGCCGGCTATCTTCACGAACAGAACGCACTAGCCCGAAGAAACAGCGAGCTTTTACTTGAGGGAGCGTTGGTGGATATCGTAAATGAAAATGGTCCGGCTGAACAAAAGCTTTTGAAGTCAGCGAAACTTTTGCAATCACATATTCCATACGATTACCTTGCTATCGGGATGAAAAACGCCGATGATCTAGCCAACCGTGGCAGATCTTTCCTTAGACTTGGATTCAATGAGTATCAGATTATTGGAATAGATGACCTGATAACGGTCGCCGGAACCCGGCGCCAGGAGCTCATGAAGATCATGGAACCTTCGCAGGCAGATCAGATTACAGCGATTTTCAACGGTCTATCATTTCGCGAACTTTGCAGCAAAGATCCTGAAAAGGCTTTGATTGCGAAGACATTCGGTGTAAATGCAAACCTGAACGCACACGTTCCTGTACAAGGTCACAACGGTTTCACCATTTCCTTTTACAGTCGCAAGGATGATACTTATAACAACCGTCATCTTTCGCTCATTAAAAGGTTACAACGCAAACTCAGCCTGCTGGAAGACTGCTTCCGTCAGGCCAGGGATATTCCAGAACCGGCTATCACCAGGCAAATCACAGAAGCTCCAACTCTAACATCCAAAGGTTCATCTAAGCCTGCTTTTGACGGAATAATCGGGACAAGCCATCTGTTGCTTACCGCACTTGACCACCTTACACTTGTGGCGCCTATGGACACCTCGGTACTCATCCTTGGTGAAAGTGGTACAGGGAAGGAACGTTTTGCTAAATCCATACATGCATTTTCCTCGCGTCGTAACAAAGCCTTGGTAACGGTGAATTGTGCTGCCCTTCCGGCACACTTGATAGAATCCGAACTTTTCGGCCATGAAAAAGGTGCATTTACAGGAGCCGTTGACCGTAGGATCGGAAAATTCGAACAAGCTGATGGCGGAACAATTTTTCTTGATGAGATCGGCGAATTGCCATTAGAGTCGCAATCTAAACTCTTAAGAGTGTTACAGGAAAAAGAAATAGAGAGGCTTGGAGGCAGAAATACGATCAAAGTGGATGTCCGGGTAATTGCCGCTACTAATTGTAATCTGGAAAAAGATGTCGCAGCGGGAAAGTTTCGTCTGGATCTGTATTATCGCCTGAATATCTTTCCGATAACACTTCCATCTTTAAGAGACCGTAAGGAAGACATTCCCGAACTCGCTGCACATTTTATCAGCAAATTTAGTGAGAGAGTTGGGAAGCCGGGCATGTCAATTTCACCGCAAGCGCTGACTGATCTTAGAAACTATGACTGGCCTGGTAATGTGCGGGAACTGGAACATGTTGTTGAAAGAAACGTGCTTTTGACAAAAGGCAATGTAATCGAGCAAGTCAGCATTGTAAACGCAGGAAATAAGACTATCGAACGCGTGGAAGAAACCAGGATGAAATCCATAGACGATAACGAACGTGAATACATACTACGGATTTTAAAACAATGTAATGGAAGGATATCCGGACCCGGTGGAGCTGCAGAAATCATGAAAATTCCATCCACCACGCTCAATTCCAAAATGAAAAGACTGGGTATAACCAGACATCACATGAATGGCCTTTAG